In the Mesorhizobium sp. WSM2240 genome, GCCAGCACGAGGCCAAGCACCCACAGCGTGTTGAAGGGCCAGCCCAGCGCCAGCACGATACCTGCAAGCAGCGTGATCAGGCCGGAGAACACGACCCAGCCCCAGCCCTGTTCGGGACGCGACTGAAAGCCTATCCACAGCCTGAGGACCCCGGCCACGACGAGCGTGGCAGCCAAAATCAGCGTCAGCACGGAGGCCGCAAGCAACGGATTGTAGAACGCCAGGAAGCCGCCCACCGTATAGACGATGCCGCTCAGGAGCCACCACGCGAACGATCCCCAGCCTCGCACGCTGAAGGCATGGATGATCTCGGCGATACCGGCCGTCATCATCATCACGCCGACAAAGAAAACGGAAGCAACCGTCGCCACCAGTATGTTCGAAAGCGCAAGAAAGCCCAGCACAAGCAGCCCCACGCCGAGAAGCATGAAAAGCCACCACTTCGAACGCAATTCAGGAACGCCCGAGCCCATGGTTTCGGAAGGGTCGATTGTATGTGTCATTGGAAAGTCTCCTGTAGCCGCCAACAGCAGAATCCTCACCCGGGCAATTTGTACTCCCAGTTGCAGGTTCACGCAACGAAAGGCGGTGGCGGCCAATCCTGCTCGGCGTTGTTAGAAGCCGTCTCGAAAAGCCACTAGTCGTAGAGACGCGGCGATCGCTACATTATTTTTCAACCAACGACATTCCGACGAACAGAAATCGTGACGAGCGAAGGCGAGGAATGTAGGTTTGATAGTATGTTCGGGTGGGGTAGATGAAGAAATGGCCTTCAGAAAATGCCAGTGACAATTTCGAAGATATGTTCGAAGCCTCTTCGCGAAGGTCCTCAGCTTGTCACACGCGACGGCGTAGAGGTAGCTGTCCTGGTTGCAGCTGATGAGTGGAACCGAATCACATCAAAATTGACGGAGCCGCCGTCGGCGTCCAAGAAATAGCTTTCTGATGGCGTTGAACCCGATTGGATTCACGCCATCTCCGGCTTCATGCCCATCGCCGTCCGGTCGATGATCTCGCGCAGCGCGAAGGATGAGTTGATCTTGGTCACATGCGGCATGGCCGAGAGCCATTCCTTGTGGATGCGCTCGTAATCGGCAAGATCCCGGGCGGCGATACGCAGTATGTAATCATATTCGCCGGACATGAGGTGGCACGACAGGATGTTCGGGCAACGCTTTATGGCGGCTTCGAAATCCGAAAGCGTCTTCTCGAACTGCCCCGATAGCGAAATGTGCACGATCGCCGTCAGCTGATGCCCGAGCGCGGCATTTGAAAGGCGGGCGTGATAGCCTCGGATGACACCGCTCTTTTCGAGATTGTCGAGGCGGCGCGAGCAGGCGGATTGCGACAGTCCCACTTTTTCGGCGAGCGCCGCATTGGGGATGCGGCCGTCCTTCTGCAGCGAGTCCAGAATGGCGATATCGATCCTGTCGAGCGACATTGTTCGTGCTTCCTTCGAATAGAACGGATTTTTGTGCAAGGAATAGCGAATGTCGCTCTCGACAACAACCGGATTCGCAAACACTTGCCGCGCTATTTATGGTTTTATGACCCACCCCGCAAAATCAGAAATTCGAGGAGGAACAGATGCGCGTCGGTTGTCCCAAGGAAATCAAGAATCACGAGTACCGCGTCGGCCTGACACCGGGCGCGGTGCGCGAATATTCCGCGCATGGCCACGAAGTTCTGGTCGAGACCGGCGCCGGGGCCGGTATCGGCGCCGATGACAATGCCTATCGCGCCGCGGGCGCTGTAATTGCCAAGTCCGCGGCCGACGTGTTCGCCAAGTCGGACATGATCGTCAAGGTCAAGGAGCCGCAGCCCAGCGAATGGGTGCAGCTTCGCGAAGGCCAGATCCTCTACACCTATCTCCACCTCGCGCCGGATCCGGAGCAGACCAAGGGCCTGCTCGCCTCCGGCGTCACGGCAATCGCCTACGAGACCGTAACCGACGACCGCGGCGGGCTGCCGCTTCTGGCCCCGATGTCGGAAGTCGCCGGCCGCCTGTCGATCCAGGCCGGCGCGACCGCGCTGCAGAAGGCCAATGGCGGCCGTGGCGTGCTGCTCGGCGGCGTGCCCGGCGTTCTCCCCGGAAAGGTCGCGGTCATCGGCGGCGGCGTGGTCGGCCTGCATGCGGCCAAGATGGCTGTCGGCCTCGGCGCGGACGTGACCATCCTCGATCGCTCGATCCCGCGCCTGCGCCAGCTCGACGACATCTTCAATGGCCGCGTCCACACCCGCTACTCAACCGTCGAAGCGCTCGAGGACGAATGCTTCTCAGCCGACATTATCGTCGGCGCGGTGCTGATCCCCGGGGCGGCCGCTCCGAAGCTGGTGACGCGCGAAATGCTGTCGGGCATGCAGAAGGGCGCGGTGCTGGTCGACGTCGCTATCGACCAGGGCGGCTGCTTCGAAACCTCGCACGCCACCACCCACGCCGATCCGACCTACGAGGTCGACGGCATCATCCATTATTGCGTTGCCAACATGCCGGGCGCGGTGCCGGTCACCTCGGCGCAAGCTCTGAACAATGCGACGCTCCACTACGGCCTGCAGCTCGCCAACAAGGGCATCAAGGCGATCCTCGACGATCACCATCTGCGCAACGGCCTCAACGTCCATAAGGGAAGGATCACCAACCGCGCCGTCGCCGAAGCGCTCGGCTACGAGATGGTTGAGCCGAAGGCGGTCCTCGCCGCCTGATATTTCCGGGCCAGAAAGTTTCCTCCTGCCTCGCCCGCCGGTTCGTTGCCGGCGGGCTTTTTTTCTTCCCAAAATGCGCAGACAACAAAAAAGCGGGGCAAAAAACCCCGCTTCCTCGACTGTCGAGATTTCCCGCCGGTTCATCCGCGGTCGGGAAAATCGATCGACAGACATCTTATACCAAGCGAATACGACAGTGATGCGACAAGCGTCGAGCAGGCCGCCGTTTCAATCAAGCCCGCTCGATCCGGCACTGGTAACAATTGTTGCGGGCCGAGCGCATATGGACGTAGGCGATATCGGGCCGCTGCAGCAATTCGTGCGACCGGCCGCAGATCATGTGTGTCGGCACCACCCCGCCGCTGCCGTAAACGATGCGGTCGTCGCTGCCGTAACCGCGCAAAATGTAATCCGGTGTCGCCCGGAACATCGATGGGATGACATCGGTTTCCGGCGCTCGCTCGCATTCCTCGGCGCAGAGAAAGATCGGCCCGGTCTCGGCATAGGGCTGCAGTTCCGGGAACGGGCGGTACGCGAGGATCAGATACTCCTTGCCGGCCGCTACGTTCTTCAGGCAATGTCGGCAAGGCACGCCGACGCCATCGGAGACGCGTCTTTCCGGAACCATGCCGTAGGCGTCGGGTCCGCCTCTCTGCAGCGCGCGGACTTTTTCGGTGGGCAAAGCGACATAGCGCAACAACATGACATCATCTCCATCGCGGGACGAAACCTCGCTATGGAAACTACGGTTTTTGGTGCTTAACCAGCCACCCGATTCATGCCGGCGGCGGGCAGCGCGCGGATATTACCTGAGAAAATCGTCGACGCGGCGCAGGGTAACGCGGCGGTTGCGCCAGTTCTCGTTCTGCGTCGGCACCAGCAGGAAGTCCTCGCCATAGCCGACCGTCTCCAGCGCATAGCGCGGCACCCCGAACTCGCGCACCAGCGTCTGCTTCAGGGACGCGGCGCGGCGCTCCGACAGGACGAGATTCGAGTAGTCGGAGCCGACTGCGTCGGTATGGCCTTCGATCAGGATGCGTGTGTCCGGCCGGCGGCGCAGCAGGCGCTCGACCGCGGTCGCAATGTTCTCGACCTTGCCATATTGCGAATAGGGTATCTCGGCCGAGCCGAAGGCGAAGTTGATCGACTGTATGTCGATTGAGGGGGCCATGCGGCGCAGTTCGGGCCGCTGCTTGAACTCGCGCACCGTGACGCGCTTGTTGGGCGCGATCTTGACCCGCGGCGCGGCCTCCAGCTTGCGCTCGATCTGCGATGCCGACGGCATCGCATCCTGCGCAGAGGCAACGGTGGGCAACGCCAGCAAAGCCAGAGCGGCGGCGGCGAAACGGCGGCGGTTCAGCATTATCGTCTCCTTCAAGGCCATTGTGGCCGATCACGGCTCCGAAAATGGCGCAAGCAAGCTGAAGGGGCGGTGAACGCGCGGTTCACGGGCCGTTGCCGGATTTCTCTACTCCCGCATCACGCTCTGCGCGCGCTCCTCGAACGACATAGGCCGCACATTCTCCTTCTTCTGCCCGACCGGCGAGAAGCCGAGCTTCTGGTAGAGCGGAAGCGCCGCCGGATGGTCGAGCGTGCAGGTCTGCACCGTCACCCTTTGGGGCTTGTACGACCAGGCAGTGTCGATGGCGGCCCCCAGGAACCAGCGGCCGAGGCCCTGCCCCATCGCGTGCTCCATCATGCCGAAATAGGCGAGTTCCACTTCCTGCGGCAGATGCGGCTTCAGGTCGAAGAAGCCGGCCGGGGAGCCGTCGAGATAGAGCACCCTGATGTCGCGGTCCTCGCGGTGCAGGCCGGCCGCGAGTTCCTCGTCGTCGAGCCTGAGAACGTTGACCCAGTGCCATTTCCGCCCGACCCGGTCCATCAGGTAGCGGTAGAAATGCAGCGGGATGTTGCGGGCCCTGAGAAGCGCGATCTGCCGGTTTGCCGGCAGCGGCGGGCTGAAGGCCGGCGGCCGGCCCATTTCGAGGAAGGTCACCGTCACCGGAATGGTCTCCGCAGCCTCGCTGTCCATAAGCTCAATCCTTGCCGGTTTCGACCGGCGTGTCATTCCGCCCGCCCCATTCGGTCCACGACCCGTCATAGAGCTTGTTGTCGGTATGCCCGACCGATTCCAGCGCCAGCGTGATCGCCGCCGCGGTGATGCCTGAACCGCAGGTGGTTACCACCGGCTTCGACAGATCGATGCCGGCATCCTGAAGAGCTTCCTTCAAGCGATTGACCGGCAACAGCTTTCCGTTCTCGGAAAGGGCGAGCGCCGGAACGCTTTTAGCCCCCGGCATGTGGCCGGACCGCACCCCGGCGCGCGGTTCCGGCTCGACACCCTGAAAGCGGCCGGGCGGCCGCGCGTCGGCGATCTGGCTCTCGCCGGTCTTGACGATGCGGCGCATATCGGCGAGGTCGGCGACACGCTCCTTGTCGAAATTCGCAAAGAACACGCAGGGCGCGATCTTGGTCCGCTCCGCTGTGACAGGCCTGCCTTCCGTCTTCCAGCGGTCGAAACCGCCATCCAGCACATAGACCTGGAAAACGCCCATGACCCGGAACATCCACCAGACGCGCGGCGCGGCGAACATGCCCGGTCCGTCATAGACGACGATGGTGTCGTCGGCCGAGATGCCCATCGAGCCGACATGCTGGGCAAAGACCTCCGGCCGCGGCAGTGTGTGGGGCAGCGGCGAATCCGGGTCTACCACCACATCCTGGTCGAAGAAGATCGAACCGGGAATGTGCGCGGCGTCATACTCGGCCTTGGCGTTGCGCTTCTGCGCCGGCAGGTACCAGGAGGCGTCGACGATCGACAGGCC is a window encoding:
- a CDS encoding HdeD family acid-resistance protein, with the protein product MTHTIDPSETMGSGVPELRSKWWLFMLLGVGLLVLGFLALSNILVATVASVFFVGVMMMTAGIAEIIHAFSVRGWGSFAWWLLSGIVYTVGGFLAFYNPLLAASVLTLILAATLVVAGVLRLWIGFQSRPEQGWGWVVFSGLITLLAGIVLALGWPFNTLWVLGLVLAIDLTIQGAALVAFGFGLKRGAT
- a CDS encoding type II toxin-antitoxin system prevent-host-death family antitoxin, with the translated sequence MPVTISKICSKPLREGPQLVTRDGVEVAVLVAADEWNRITSKLTEPPSASKK
- a CDS encoding Lrp/AsnC family transcriptional regulator; this encodes MSLDRIDIAILDSLQKDGRIPNAALAEKVGLSQSACSRRLDNLEKSGVIRGYHARLSNAALGHQLTAIVHISLSGQFEKTLSDFEAAIKRCPNILSCHLMSGEYDYILRIAARDLADYERIHKEWLSAMPHVTKINSSFALREIIDRTAMGMKPEMA
- the ald gene encoding alanine dehydrogenase, producing the protein MRVGCPKEIKNHEYRVGLTPGAVREYSAHGHEVLVETGAGAGIGADDNAYRAAGAVIAKSAADVFAKSDMIVKVKEPQPSEWVQLREGQILYTYLHLAPDPEQTKGLLASGVTAIAYETVTDDRGGLPLLAPMSEVAGRLSIQAGATALQKANGGRGVLLGGVPGVLPGKVAVIGGGVVGLHAAKMAVGLGADVTILDRSIPRLRQLDDIFNGRVHTRYSTVEALEDECFSADIIVGAVLIPGAAAPKLVTREMLSGMQKGAVLVDVAIDQGGCFETSHATTHADPTYEVDGIIHYCVANMPGAVPVTSAQALNNATLHYGLQLANKGIKAILDDHHLRNGLNVHKGRITNRAVAEALGYEMVEPKAVLAA
- a CDS encoding DUF1203 domain-containing protein — protein: MLLRYVALPTEKVRALQRGGPDAYGMVPERRVSDGVGVPCRHCLKNVAAGKEYLILAYRPFPELQPYAETGPIFLCAEECERAPETDVIPSMFRATPDYILRGYGSDDRIVYGSGGVVPTHMICGRSHELLQRPDIAYVHMRSARNNCYQCRIERA
- a CDS encoding OmpA family protein produces the protein MLNRRRFAAAALALLALPTVASAQDAMPSASQIERKLEAAPRVKIAPNKRVTVREFKQRPELRRMAPSIDIQSINFAFGSAEIPYSQYGKVENIATAVERLLRRRPDTRILIEGHTDAVGSDYSNLVLSERRAASLKQTLVREFGVPRYALETVGYGEDFLLVPTQNENWRNRRVTLRRVDDFLR
- a CDS encoding GNAT family N-acetyltransferase translates to MDSEAAETIPVTVTFLEMGRPPAFSPPLPANRQIALLRARNIPLHFYRYLMDRVGRKWHWVNVLRLDDEELAAGLHREDRDIRVLYLDGSPAGFFDLKPHLPQEVELAYFGMMEHAMGQGLGRWFLGAAIDTAWSYKPQRVTVQTCTLDHPAALPLYQKLGFSPVGQKKENVRPMSFEERAQSVMRE
- the sseA gene encoding 3-mercaptopyruvate sulfurtransferase; the protein is MPETSPFIVDADWLEQRLGTPGLSIVDASWYLPAQKRNAKAEYDAAHIPGSIFFDQDVVVDPDSPLPHTLPRPEVFAQHVGSMGISADDTIVVYDGPGMFAAPRVWWMFRVMGVFQVYVLDGGFDRWKTEGRPVTAERTKIAPCVFFANFDKERVADLADMRRIVKTGESQIADARPPGRFQGVEPEPRAGVRSGHMPGAKSVPALALSENGKLLPVNRLKEALQDAGIDLSKPVVTTCGSGITAAAITLALESVGHTDNKLYDGSWTEWGGRNDTPVETGKD